Below is a genomic region from Melanotaenia boesemani isolate fMelBoe1 chromosome 19, fMelBoe1.pri, whole genome shotgun sequence.
ATATAACGTCTAATGCTAAATCTTAGCCAACATTGTGTTTTAGCCACCACAtaggctttatttatttatttgttttacaaataacagatagacagacatacagacagacagatcgATAGATTAAGAACCgattattttgaaaatgtaagGTCCTAATGTCCCAAGGTGTTGCTAATTTGAATATATCTGCGTTTTTCAATCCTGAAGCGCTGTatcatttctgtttgttgtttcagAATTCTGTGTATAAACAAGCTTTATCCATCTACCACCAAGTTACCTggacttttattttaatacattctCTTAACCTGTAATCATTTTATACATTGAATGTGTTAATATGAGTCTACTGTGGTAGAGTGCTTTTTCATAGCATTAAACTGAAGTGATGATCATGTTGTTTCAGAGTTTGTAGGGGTGTTTTGCAAGTGGGCCTGAGTGTCAGGTAGACATTTATGTGTCATGATTCTTGTCATATTTGAGGTACCCATTGGGAGCCAGTAGTATTGTCACCTTTATTATATTTCAGTTGATGATTGTCAAATGGTTGCAATTAAATTACTACACAATGTTTTAATAAGGGACATACAAATTGAAAACAAGAGCCAattcatttacattaaatattgGAGCAAATCTATATTATTGTTAAATTTGGGTatgttttttaagctttgtTGACAAAAGACACAGGTGAGGTAAGATATAAACACTGACCCAACTGACTTTCCTACATTAGGAATTGGGTAGGTTGTGGATCCTGtcattaatttgtatttatgcCTTTGGATTTGTGGTGTTGAAATTTTCAGTCCAACAAATTGCTTCCACCTTATTTTTGCATGTATTTTTAGTTTACTGAAATACAGAATATATTACTTCCCATTCTTCTTAATGAAACTGGTAACTAAACCAATTATATAATTGTCATTAGAAGCATATTGAATTATGGTCAATCGTTTGGTAGAAGTCAAGTGTCTTTGGTAAACAGTTTGTGAAAATAAATCTCTGCTCAGGGTACATAATTAAATCATGtcattaaaagaacaaaagtcaAACTTTAAAAGTTGGCAAATGAAATGGAAATAGAGGGGGAAATGTTATTTCTGTAATTTGGCTAATATAATTTTTCTACTACAGGTTAAGAAAATGACTAACAACGTAGCAAAATGATCTCAGTCAGGAAGTGATGCAATAACAGTATGAGTCTACTGTGTACATGTACAATATGTGTCTCCAGACAACTCATGGTTGTTACtcataagtttatttatttttcttttttatttatttattttttaacagggACAGCACATATtaagaaacaaagataaaaatcagtgtAAATATGCCAGGGTTAGCCAAAAGGCTAATTTTCACCCGTTGTCCCTGTTGAactttcctttccttttgaAGAATGTCTGTTTGTCGTAGTAAATGTTGTGATACAATTTCTTTGGAGAGAAGTGCACTACTGACATTGCAGTAAAGTCACATGATCCTGGCTTGCCAACATTTTAATGGATATCACTTTTAATTTCTCTCATGGAAacttatgtatttaaaaaaaatcgtGAAGGATATATTTACTCCAAACAGATTAACTCCACCATCATTACTACCACAAGAGGGTAATGTGACTTGAGACAACCTAGAAAAGGACCATGGCATGTTATGTTGCCAGTTTAATGGATGGCTGTGATGTGACTGTTTCAGGATCTGTTTAATCTTAAAACTTAAATGCTAAATTGTTAGTGTATGGTAATGCTCACTAcagttttattaactttttctcCTATTAGGACTGGAATGGaatgattaattatttaatagaCCAGAGAAAATTAGTTACTCCAGGACCCTCATTCTCCTAAAAATATGTGCATAAGCAAGTTTGTAGTATCAGTTGTAagattatttaatcttttatatcaacgttaaacattttaatacataCCCAGACAGCAAACGATGGATGTAGCATGTTAAGATTGTTCTTGGGTTCAGTTATCCAGCCCGTTTGCCAGCTTAATTACCAATTCCCAGGTAGAGTTACAGCTTGTCAGGGGCGCTAGTGTAAGccaaatttattttcttgtgcCACCAGCAAAAACAGTTATTATACTCATTGATTCACTCATTAGcattagtttttcattttttacttaGAACTACAAAAACATAtactattaaaatatttaatttatttaatattttaaatgatttggtCATGCAGATATTTGACATCAAACTTGTAGTGTTTTCACAGGGTTGAGCATCTTTGATGCATGAGGACACTTGACCCTTAACCTGACCAGAGTTAGGGTGACACCATTTTATGTTGTCTATTTTTGTCTCTTCCAGACAAAATGCCCATTCCACTCTGAAACAAACCAATCATAATTGATGACTCTCATCAGGATGTTTTGTAGCTACATTAGGCAAATCCCCCTCACCAACCTACAAAGGGGCCTCTTGTGGTCCCGTGTTTACAAATGTTAAGTATTATGCAGGTTTAGGCCAAACAATATGTTGATGCAGAATCAGTTCATGAAATATTTCCATTAGAACTCATGTGGTCTAAATTATTTGTGattttgtaataaatcttttgtcttattttctaGTTTAGACAAAGCGTTACACCTGCACTGACAAGTCTGATGGCGAATGAGCTGCTTTTCATAATGTAGCATGTCACTAATTTTGATATAGTTTAGTtgggaaacataaaaaaaatcaagacagcTACTTGAAATGTCTGTACAGCTAAGGTTTCCAATTTCCAAGGGTAAAACACTGTTCAGCTAAAAATGGAAGAGAAAATGGTGCAGTAATGAAACTGAAGGGATCCGGCCACAGAAAAGTTTCTCCAATTCATTCTGGTCAATCAGCATTTATCTGTCAAGTATGATTCTGAAAAACTCTGTGGGCTAAAATGCTGTAATCCTGAATAGCAAGAATGGCAGAAACTGCACTTTTTAGCTGGTAAGCTAGCTTTGAAAAGACTTTGACATTAAAGAAAGAGGAGAACAACCTACAGGGAAATGTTTATTTACTGCCTttgtataatttaaaaacaggttGGTGCCCAGTTAGTtttcatttctactttcataTTGTAGTTATTTTACACCTCAGGAGAGGTGTATTAATTGAGCTCTTGTGTCTAACCAGAGGAGACTGTTTTACTTGATctaatttgttttgtgtttttttttcatgtggttTTCTGATGTTTTGGGGTAAAGTAAAGCCTTTTCAAAGCATGTGTTATTGATATGCAGTGGTCTGACTGAACAGTAAAGCATCACTGGATTTCAGATAAGTGTTAGAGTTATTTTTAGCTCTGACACCTTACATGCTGGAAGTATTCTTGTGTACATCCAGCACCATGAGAATTAGTTTACTGCTGTTACTGAGCTGTCAGGAGAAACCACAGGGTATTTGGTTTTCTCTGTATGGTTTTTGTTAACTTTGAAGAGTGTTTGTCACCCTTACTTGTTCAAATTAACCCATTACTCCAGCTGTCTGAATTTTGCTAAGGCTTTTTTGATCCCCTGAAGCGAGGATATTGTAGTCATCCTAATATTGACTATATACATCAATTGTATGtggtattattattaatgcCTGGAATGATTGTGATGTGGAATATTCTTGCTGGACATCTGGATACAAGTACATATGTTTTAGTATCAACCTTCACAGTTAGGGTTTTTGGCATCTGGCAATTTGTTctggatttaattttttatttgatatagCTTCAAATTATTATAAATGCTGAATAAAGTTTGGGATTTAGTtgtgagttgtttttttgtagaAGGAATTAACTGATTGTAAAATTTACTGTTGCTTAAATTTACTGATGAACCacatataaaaattatttgaattataTCAGTTGGCAATAAATAGCTCTAATTCTATATTTTGTATCAGTTAATTATTAGATTATTTGTAAGataattatttaaacacagtTGCTCTTAGCAGTTATTTTTATGCCTACAAAATATTCTGAATTGTGGCAGCCATACATGTATCTTAATCTGACAGAGGCCCCAGTTGTGCTCCAATTTTACAAGTATGTGACCAGTTATATTGTAAATTGGTAAATCCAGTAAGGATAGACTGCTCTGTATCAAGTGTGACATCTATGATGTATTTTAATCATGTGGAGAGAACCTTAAGTAAACCTGGGGAAAACCTTGTGATAAATTTTGGAAAGGCACTGAGCAGAAGGAATATAGTTGATGCTGAGTGTAAGTGCTACAAGGTACTGAGACCTTGATTGCAAGATGAGTGGAGCATTATAATTTAGCTTACATGTTGAATAAGCTAGTTATTAGCCTTGTTCACGGTACCTATAAAGTTTAAATGTATAAGctgtttcctctttgttttttgtcttccaGAGCCAAGATGGCCACCGCACCATATAACTACTCCTACATTTTCAAATACATCATTATTGGTAAGTGATCCTTGCCACTGACAACCAGTTTGCAGCCATTCTGATGAACTCAAGGGGACTCCTCAAAACTTTTGCATACATTTCTCTCCCAGTGTATATGGTCTAAGGAACTTTGTAGAGCTGTcttgggttttttgttgtttttttttaaaccaaagaaTAAGCAAAACTTCATACTTACTTAGATATTTTGGCTAAACTGCATTTAACATTGCTCTTGAAATGCTTCCAGGTTTCAGCCATTATGGACTTTTAAGCCCACCAGAGGCTGGCTGTCACAAGTTTTAGATGGAATGGCAAttagtgattttatttatttatttatttattttctctccctcagtgttgtttttttttacataattaatATCACCCATCGGAACAAGACTATATCTTCTTCTGATTAATTATTGTTtagtcttaaaaaaacaaacaaaaaaacattatggtttccttctgggattaataaagtgttttgttttttttttttactttattgtcttaagtaacaaaaacaacatctgGAAACATTGTGTCCCTTCTGTGTGCTGTTTTCATGACTCCACATGAAATTTTAAGTGCCTTTGTTGACTACTACATCATGTATGGGGACAGCTCTGCAGGCTTAAATAGAGAGTAGTTGTTATGTTCCTCGGTTGACCTGAGTTTTTCTCCATGTCTTACTCCACAGGGGACATGGGGGTAGGAAAGTCATGTTTGCTTCACCAGTTCACAGAAAAGAAATGTAAGTTTTGTCCTgccctgatttttttttttttttttttactttttttcatttgtgcatgCGCTTCAGTGCATGTCATGATGCCAGGTTCCAGTGGAGTGCTTAGATCACTTTAGATTTCTTAATTTGCCAGCGGAAGTCGGTGGCATAAAAGATGAGTGTGAGCTCAACAGTGAGTCTCTTCTCCCGTGTATGAGCCAGCTGCAGCCTCACATTGCTATTCAGCTCGGAAATGTTTGGTGTTACTATTAACAAGCCAGATGCTGAGTTTCTCATTCATTTGTCTAGAATCACATCCTGCACATAtccacacatacagacacatgcacacatacttcAGGGTGATTTAGAAAAAAGCTTTTCAATatcagtttaaaagaaatttgatTCTTTCTAGTTGTTTATATACCTTCAGTTTATAGAGCTCTGTGACTCCAAATGTTATTAATTATTGCTGCTGTAACTGCTGCTAGTTAACACCAAAAATGACATAGATGTTCACTTCTACAGGATGTATGTTTAGTTTAAACTAGATGTATGTTTTAAGTTGCAACTGCCAATGAAGGAGAAACTTTATCACAATTTTTTCAGAATGTTAACACTTTTTTTCTGGTACATGtagtgacagaaaaatgttaaaattaaatcaaatgtgGAATTGCAACAGAATTCATTGAcacaatgaatgaaatgaaattagtTTCACCCATGCTTACTCCCTACAGTCATGGCAGACTGCCCTCATACAATTGGCGTGGAGTTTGGTACAAGGATAATCGAGGTTAGCGGACAGAAGATCAAGCTGCAGATTTGGGACACAGCAGGACAAGAGCGCTTCAGGGCCGTCACCCGCTCCTACTACCGGGGAGCTGCAGGAGCACTTATGGTGTATGACATTACTAGGTAAAAGATGCTTCTCATGTGTGGAAGATCCACAGTTGCTACATGGTCTCACCACTTTAAGCTTTTATAGTATGTGATTACCATCTGGTGAATTTTATAAGAACAGGAAGCTAATAGAAAAAGCATCTGATAAAAACACAGTCCACCCTATTAGACTTCCAAACCAGAAATATCTCTTTCAAATTGATGTCCAGCCCTCTTCTCTAAACTGATGGTATCATTATTATACCAAATGGCTCATCATGGGGAGTGTCTTGTCTAAAGTGCAGACAATTCCAGTTTTCATTCCAGGGTATAAATTGTACTTAACTGAAAAAACCGATATGAAATGTTTACATTACTGTTGGTGCACAGAAATGGGTGCAAAAGCGGAGTGTTTGCTCTGTTCTGCATGGTAGCTGTGAGTGCAAAGATGACTGCACCCTATAATTAAAGGGTGTGGTctaaaatgagtgtttttttgtatctttgtaTTTTCCTCCTGTAGTGTAAATGTCAAAGTTAAACATGGGATGATACAATTTATAAATCATCGTGTGGTGAATGAATAATTGGTACAGGATGGATATTTGAAGAAAGATGAGAAGTCTACAGTGTACATATGAAAGATTTGTAGTGTTTCTGTCAGCAGGCAGTATTAATGTACACTAGTGAAGTTACATACAAAGGTTCTGTTATGGTGTGTTTGACTGGTTCTGAGCACTGCATATGTCCTATATGTGTAAGTTGCACTTCTGGATTTGGAAAGGCTAGATGAAAGGCTGTATGTGGACTTATGCATTGTATATTgatgttttatatgaaaaaagaaTAAGGATAGTTTGatggtaataaataaatgcagaaaaagttCTCAATTGTCAAAAACAAGCTTAGAAAGTTGGTTCAATCCTCTTGTCTGAAAATGTTTACCACCATAATTTCTTTCATACTTTGTTTTAATATCTatagtaaatttaaaaatgtgtattttgaaACCAGCTCCCCCTCTGTTTATACATGTTGACATCAGGGCCACAATATGGTGAGTTTATTTATTAGGAAATGGTACTTCCAGCAATAAGGTGGTCTCAAAAATGAACTGGTTTACATGTTAGACAGGGATCTAGTTGAATATATGCAAATACATTTCACTTGAGTTAAGCTGCAACATTAATTTCACATGCATCCACAACCTCTCCATGTTTGACCCTCAAGTGATGCCTTCATGTTGCAGCAGCTCTTCTGATGATCCCTCTTCAGAGATGGCGAGATATTAGTATTGGCTTGTTGTCATAGTaacttctgtcttttttcatGTCATTCAGGAGAAGCACTTACAACCACCTTAGCAGCTGGCTGACTGATGCTAGGAACCTCACCAACCCCAATACTGTAAGTTATATAAATTGAAATATTTGCACTTAATTCTTTTTTGTGTTATAGTTTCTGTAAAAATGTACAGCCCCTGTACTTATATACAACCACATTGCTCTATGCATTTACTTTTCTCTTGCTATTCACATTTCTTATAATTCTTGcttttttcttcactgtgtcATTTCTGGTTTCTCGTGTTTTTCTCAGTCTTTTTGAAGCCACAGAGCTCCTCTATTTCTTAAATTGGTTGTTCTTGGTAAATCTCATTAGCTAAATGTCATCCTGCTCTCCATCAGAGAAATGGATTTGAGCAATGGACTTCTATATcttgctaataataataatagattagatttatatagtgcttttcaaggcacctaaagtgctttacattgtatccattattcatttactcctcATTCACACTTGGTGATGGTAAACGACGTGTAGCTACAGCTTCTCTGTGGCAGACTGATAGGaacgtggcagccaatccaCCGACCACCACCTAACAATCACACAATATATATTAACTGCAAGTTATTGACTTGGTGTTAAACCATAAGACACAGTACATCCACAAccataaataactaaatatggTGAATGTGTCTCTTATATCAAGGGTAGTACTAAGTTCAAACTGTTTTGACTAAATCTTCTGATATCACTGGTCTCTCTGATCTGAGTTCAGCGAAGGCAGGTTTTTGTGATTGTGTATCAAAGATGAGAGCCGTGCCATTTGTAGGCAATGGTGACTACATCTTTCAAAAGCAGTCAAAACCTACCCCTATTTTCACAATTTGTTTTTGATGAAGTATCTTGTTCTGGCCAAATGATGGCACTGTTGTAGTGCAATCATGGTCTTCATTCAGGCTGCTTTTGGTTTGTAATACTGAATGCTAAGAACCTTTAGTTTGATCATTTGACCGACATCATTTGACTAATACTCATCATTCGAATGAAAAGCTTCTTGAAGGAGATATTAAAGAACCAATTGCtgtgttttctaaaagaaacttaattcaaataaacaaatttaaatagttGCAAGTTATGTGTTAAGTCTGAAAGACCAGAGACAACAATTTAAGTGTCATCATATTTTGTGTTGAAGACATCGGCGGTACGTTTGTGCCCATTACTCCTTTCTGCAGCAGATATGGAGCACTCTTTTCATCCTGTATTTCTTTGTCATTTGACATTGCCACATCACAGTTACATTTTGACCACATTTAATGATGTGGGATTCATCATACAGTGAGGACTTTAATGACATTTTCTGAgtacaacaaagaaaatctacttgaataaaacatgaatgttttatgGAAAGCATACAGCAGTTCTGGTACATTTACTCTTGCTAGGTAGAAGCTCATTACTTCATCATCGTCACCAGGCATTTTGTATTCACATGTTCCTCAGTCTGTTTATCAATATACAGGTCAACAGTAGATTTGAAGTTTATTGTCTTTGGCTTTATGATCGACTGTAGACTAAGGAAGCAAATGTCTCTTACAGTTGCTCTGCTGTCCGAGTTGTCTCACTCTACTGTTTTGTGTCTTTGCTGCCAGGTGATCATTCTCATAGGAAACAAAGCAGACCTGGAGGCCCAGAGGGATGTCACATATGAGGAAGCGAAGCAGTTTGCTGAGGAAAACGGTGAGACAGACATTGGTGCATTTGAGGAAGTCAGGAAAAAAAGGGTTAAGATTAACatccttttcttgtttttgttttcttttcttcttcacagGTTTGTTGTTTCTGGAAGCCAGTGCAAAAACGTAAGTGTGtggaattttgttttttagttattGCCGACCAATAACTATTCCTTctcctgcatgttttatgtttcGTTTGCTTTTTTCTCACATGTATGTTGATTCTGTGTTTAGAGGTGAAAATGTTGAAGATGCCTTCCTGGAAGCTGCTAAGAAAATCTACCAGAACATCCAAGATGGCAGCCTGGACCTGAATGCTGCAGAGTCTGGGGTTCAGCATAAGCCCTCGGCCCCTCAGGGCGGTCGGCTAACCAGCGAACCACAGCCCCAAAGGGAAGGCTGTGGCTGCTAATGACCAAGCAAAAACCCCCGCACTCTACCATTGTCTGTCTGTTTCCCCTCAACCAACCCCCTCCATCCATTCTGACACCTCCGTACGTTCATCCCTCACTGCACCAGGAGTTACATGAGAGCGGGGCTGCGGAGGAAAGAAACGGGCAAATATCGACTTGGGCCAGACTGAGCTATGCTGTGTGGACTTCATCTCcccctccttctctttctcctctctGCCTGTTTCCCATCATTTTTGTCTCACTCCTCATCTTAAAACTCTCAGTATATTTTCCTCCCATAGCTCTCCTCTTTTGCTCCGCTCCAGTGCACCATCCTAGTCCCACCCCTACATCCGTAGAACTTTAGATGCCACCACACATTACACTGGTCACTGACACTTTAGATAGATATAATGTTCACAAGATAACTAAGCAAgactgttttttatgtttggttttatcGCTATATATGAAATGTAAACACTGCATTTAGTTTCATCAACCTCTGATTAGTGTATAAGTCAGATCTAAATTATATTCCCAAAGTCCTCTCTTGCATGGTTTACAATTCCAACGTTTTATCAAGACATGCAGATGAGATTTCCCACCTGAAATAGTGTAATAAGCAGCAACACAGGTAGATGCTCTTTAGTGTTTATCCAGGAATGTGTAACTGATAGAGCTTTTTCAGCAGAATTTAAACCTGCCCGCagctttttattgtaatttgtgCTGCTTGACATAAATTCCTTTGTCAGGTTTGATGAACTCAGGAGAGATACAGTAGAAAAAAGACAAGTAGAAAGCCAGAAATCATCCCTGTAAATGTTCGAAATTACCTTCAACTTCCTTTTGGAAGTATGCCCCACCCACAGTTTTTCTGAGATGTCACAGGAAGAAATGTCTGTGTTTTCCAGCTGGTCTCTGTGTTGAATGGACAGTTCTTTTGATTAAGTTAAGatgtcactttaaaaaaaaaacaacaaaaaaaaaccttctgctTCTGATGAAAGGAATAATTTACATCAGGTTCTTTTGCACCAGCTCTCCCTTTTATACATCTAACCCCCAAAGCTCtccccatcattatcatcatcataattattattatcatatcaACAGACTGTCTTTACCagcatttctttgtctttgtttgttgCCTTATTACATTAATTACTCTGTAGTCATTCTTTTGCTGCACCTGCTCTTCAGTTCAACCCGATTCGATTAAATGTACTTATTTAGGAAAGCTCATTAATTTTGCTGGAAAATTAAGTGTCAACAGCATGGTCTTAAACCCATATTCTGACTATTTAGGTGTAAAAACGAATCTCACACGTCCTTATCTTAATGACGCTGCACTGAAGAGCTGATTTCTTGTTCATGTGGGCAGTTGTTGCTCTGCCTCAGAAAACACCAAGCAGCATGCCCCTGAGATATGAAGTTATCAAAATCATGTCATGTTTCTATTTCCTTAAAGTACAATTTCTTTGTAATATAGCAATTCCCTGATTGGACAGCTGTATATATTGCTTCTAAACTGCTGGTGATGACCTTGCTACTGTACTTTGGATTTAGACATTTATTTGGTGGCTCTGCCAAGATCTGTACAGTTGGTGTGCTAGTGGGTTGCCTGTAATTCATGCTTGGGAAATTCTGTAAAATAGTTTCTATTAATAAATGTATGTAAAGGACAGACACCTAGACGGCCCCCTAGCCATCCCGTCTGCACACTACTGAACCTGCCGATTGATTATTGAGGGGACTGGAAGTGGATTGAGATGATGTTCACAGTCGTATTTATGTCAGCCAACCTGTCATTTCTGTACAGAATGGAGGATGGGGCATGTTTGTGTTgatattctgttttctttttccacctcATCATGGCTCCTCTGTGTAGGAGGGGCCTGCATCGCTGTCTTAACTTTACGGGAGTGGGGATTGGTTGGTTTATTGTGGGAAGTGGGTGGGCTGGGGCTTCCTTTTTCCTGTGTCCCACCTCTTTGCAGTTTGAGTGACCACTTCCTGCTTTTGTCTGTCCACAAGTACAAAAAAAGAGTACATATGTATAAATTTTTAAGAAGCTGTGCTAACATTTAAATGCGTTCTTGCGTGtatatgattttaaaaatgttgacattttgattttaatgacaaaattatctagatagaaaaataaattatacataacctgtttctttgcttttttgtctAATGATGTAAAATATACTGAAATAAAGAAGGGGACTGAAGGAGGCAAGATCACATGGATCTGATTTAAATtgtaatgttttcattcagaggAAATCACATTTAAGAACCACTGGATTCATCTGTGTATTTCAAGTAGCACAACTGCTTTGTATTTTATTGCAACAAAAATTGCACCCAAGTTAgagaaagggaaaaagaaaacatttacaaatgtaGTGAAAATATGTCTACAAAATTGGTGAATGAGGCTTAGACACAAAAGTCGAgtagtggtaaaaaaaaaaaaaaaaaaaaaggcaacgaCA
It encodes:
- the rab14l gene encoding RAB14, member RAS oncogene family, like gives rise to the protein MATAPYNYSYIFKYIIIGDMGVGKSCLLHQFTEKKFMADCPHTIGVEFGTRIIEVSGQKIKLQIWDTAGQERFRAVTRSYYRGAAGALMVYDITRRSTYNHLSSWLTDARNLTNPNTVIILIGNKADLEAQRDVTYEEAKQFAEENGLLFLEASAKTGENVEDAFLEAAKKIYQNIQDGSLDLNAAESGVQHKPSAPQGGRLTSEPQPQREGCGC